From Lytechinus variegatus isolate NC3 chromosome 16, Lvar_3.0, whole genome shotgun sequence, the proteins below share one genomic window:
- the LOC121429769 gene encoding interferon alpha-inducible protein 27-like protein 2B — MSNAVRGDKRVSIRDCQTQTYTQTDLDQAVEENEKNHQKEPEASVTRSPTGGEDYAFEEDQPLPSCTRTEQLKKVKPQNEQSTGTQVSTRPKDCATRCPDPGGPGTGGSPDKDEDKKSGNFASYALKFAAGAAVLGIGSFIAAPVVLTGMGFTAAGIQAGSIGAYLMSASAIANGGGVAAGSAVALLQSAGAAGGIAATTCAGIGIGGAAAITGLVATGEVVVGAVRYKVKQHNSPKTKEVGTQTDPNQD, encoded by the coding sequence ATGTCGAATGCGGTCAGAGGAGACAAACGTGTGAGTATTCGCGATTGCCAGACCCAGACATATACTCAGACCGATTTGGACCAGGCAGTTGAAGAGAATGAGAAAAACCACCAGAAAGAGCCGGAGGCGTCCGTGACAAGGTCTCCTACAGGAGGAGAAGATTATGCGTTTGAGGAAGATCAGCCATTGCCGAGTTGCACCAGAACAGAACAGCTCAAGAAGGTGAAACCACAAAATGAGCAGTCAACGGGTACACAAGTATCAACTCGGCCTAAAGACTGTGCGACACGTTGTCCAGATCCTGGTGGTCCAGGGACAGGGGGAAGTCCAGACAAAGATGAAGACAAAAAATCCGGGAACTTTGCTTCGTATGCTCTCAAATTCGCCGCAGGAGCAGCGGTCCTTGGTATTGGATCCTTCATAGCAGCACCTGTGGTACTCACCGGAATGGGCTTCACTGCAGCTGGTATACAAGCCGGTTCTATTGGTGCATACCTGATGTCAGCATCTGCAATTGCAAATGGAGGTGGGGTCGCTGCAGGAAGTGCCGTTGCCTTACTTCAATCCGCAGGAGCGGCGGGTGGAATAGCTGCTACCACCTGCGCTGGCATAGGAATCGGGGGTGCGGCCGCTATCACGGGTTTGGTGGCAACAGGGGAGGTTGTCGTAGGCGCTGTGAGGTACAAGGTGAAGCAACATAACAGCCCTAAAACAAAGGAGGTTGGAACCCAGACAGACCCTAACCAAGATTGA